The Verrucomicrobium spinosum DSM 4136 = JCM 18804 DNA segment CGACATCAAGCCGGAGAACGTGCTGGTGCTGCGTGAAGGCGATGCCCTGAGCTTCAAGCTCGTGGATCTGGGCAGCGCCGCGGAGATCTTCTCCGTCACCTCCCGCGCCGGCACGGCCAGCTACCTGGCCCCGGAGCGCTTTCACGGTGGCCCGGTGAGCGAGCGCACCGAGATCTTCGCCATGGGCGTGACACTCTACCAGGTGCTCACCGGCCGCCTGCCTTACGGCCGCATTGAGCGCTTCCAGACGCCGTCATTTAGCGCGCCCAAGTCCCCCACCCGGCTGAATGCCAACATCCCACCGTGGCTGGAGGCCATTGTCCTGCGCGCCATTTCCATCGATCCCGAGCGCCGCTACCAGCATTACTCGGAGCTTACCTTTGACCTGACCCACCCTGTCAAGGTCGAGCCCTTTCATGAGCGCGGCACCTCCCTGCTGGAGCGCAACCCGCTCGGCTTCTACCGCACCGGTTTCTTCATCCTGCTTTTCACCGTGGTCTGGCTCCTCCTGCAGCTCCTCTCCCGCCGCTGAGATGAACTGACCGCCCCGTGCGCTTCCCCGCCTGCCGCCTCGAAGTTACCTCGAACCCTCAAGCTTTCCCGACCCACATGACCACCGTTCCCATCATTCCTGAGAGCGCCCCCTTCACCTCTGATCAACGAGCCTGGCTCAACGGCTTCCTGGCCGGCATCCTCAGCCAGGGGCAGAGCGGTGCCCCTGCACTGCGCAGCCCGGCTCCAGCCGTGGAGAAGCTCCCGCTCCTCATCGCATTCGGCAGCCAGAGCGGCAATGCTGAGTCCCTTGCCAAGAAGCTGGTCAAGGAAGCCTCCGGTCGTGGCTTTGCCGCACGCGCAGCGGGTCTGGACGCCCTGCAACCCGCGGGGCTGGCCGCAGAGAAGAACGTGCTCATCATCACCAGCACCTGGGGTGAAGGCGACATGCCGGACAATGCCGCGGGCTTCTGGGACGGACTCAATCAGAACGGCTCCTCCCCCAAGCTGGACGGCCTGCGCTACTCCGTGCTCGCCCTGGGGGATCTGAACTATGGCGACACGTTCTGCCTCGCAGGCCGCAAGCTGGACGAGCGCCTGGAGCAACTGGGTGCCGCCCGCATCCACCCGCGTGTGGACTGTGACGTCGAGTACGACGAACTGGCGAAGTCCTGGAGCGAGGGCGTCTTCAAGTCCCTGGAGTCCGCCGGTCCCGCCACCTCCGGTGCTGTGGTGGAAGCCCCCGCTCCCGCCGCCGCTCCTGCAAAGGAAGAGGCCACCGGACACTCGAAAAAGAACCCCTTCCCTGCCGCGCTCATCGGCAATCTGGAGCTCAATCAACAAGGCTCCTCCAAGGACACGCGCCACATCGCCTTCTCCCTGAAAGACAGCGGCCTGGTCTATGAGACCGGGGATGCCCTGGGCGTCTTCACCCAGAACTGCCCGGAAGTGGTCGCCACCATCATCGCCGCCCACGGGTTGGACCCTGAAACTCCCGTCTCCCTCCCTGACGGCGGCGAGGCCCCGCTCAAGACAGCCCTGCAGACCGCGTATGAAGTGCGCAACCTCCTGGGCATCACCCCGGAGAAGTCGCCTGCCGCCACGGACTTCGTCTCCGGGCTCCGCAAGCTGCAGCCCCGGCTCTACTCCATCGCCTCCAGCCCGAAGGCGCACCCGGATGAGGTGCACCTCTGCGTGGGTGCGGTGCGATATGAAAAAGACGGCGTGGCTCACAAGGGCGTCTGCTCCACCTTCCTGGCAGACCGTCTGGAAGTGGGTGCCACCACCGGCGTCTTCGTCCACACAGCCAAGCACTTCCGCGTGCCGGCCGATGCCTCCAAGCCGATGATCATGGTGGGCCCGGGCACGGGCATCGCCCCCTTCCGCGCCTTTCTTGAGGAGCGTGAAGCCACCGGGGCTCCAGGAAAGAACTGGCTCTTCTTCGGCGATCAGAAGGAGTCCACGGACTTCCTCTACCGCAGCCAGATCCAGGCCTGGCACAAGAGCGGGTTCCTCACCCGCCTGGACCTGGCCTTCTCCCGTGATCAAACGGAGAAAATCTATGTGCAGACCCGGATGATCGAGCACGCTGCCGAGCTCTGGCGCTGGCTGGAGGAAGGCGCGCACTTCTACGTGTGTGGCGATGCCTCCCGCATGGCCAAGGACGTGGACGCCGCACTCCACACCATCATCCAGCAGCAGGGCGGCAAGTCCGCCGATGAAGCCGCGGCCTACGTGGCAGACCTGAAGAAAACCAAACGCTATGCCCGCGATGTTTACTGAACTTCTTCCCCCTCCCTCCCGCACCGTGGCTCCTGCAACCCAAGACTTCAGCACCGATCAGAAGCGCTACCTCGAAGGTTTCTTCGCCGCGCTCCAGGCCCGCGGCGTGAGCTTCGGCGACATGGCGCCCCTGCCCATGGCCCCGCCCTCCGCTGAGCCCAGAGTCAATCTGGAAGACCTCACGAAGGAAGAGCGCATCAAGCGTGATGTGCACCCCTTTGACGCCATCGAGCAGCTCATCATCGATGCCCGCTGGAACGCCGCCCCGGAACCCGAAAGCGTCTTCCGCAACAAGTGGAACGGCCTCTTCTGGCTCTCCCCGGTAAAGGACGGCTACATGTGCCGCCTGCGCATTCCCGGTGGCATGGTGAAATCCTTCCAGCTCCGCGAGCTGGCCGCGATCTCCCGCGAGCTGACCACCGGCTACATCCAGATCACCACGCGGAACAACTTCCAGATCCGGCTCATCGAGCCGAAGAACTGCCCGGAAGTGTTGCGCCGCATTCAGTCCGTGGGGCTGCATTCCAAAGGGGCCGGCGGAGACAACATCCGCAATATTACCATGAACCCCTGCGCGGGCTATGACCCGTACGAGCTCGTGGATGTGCGCCCCTATGTGAATGAATTGGCCACGCACATCATCGCCAGCAAGGAGTTCTACGACCTGCCGCGCAAGTTCAACATCGCCTATGATGGAGG contains these protein-coding regions:
- a CDS encoding diflavin oxidoreductase; its protein translation is MTTVPIIPESAPFTSDQRAWLNGFLAGILSQGQSGAPALRSPAPAVEKLPLLIAFGSQSGNAESLAKKLVKEASGRGFAARAAGLDALQPAGLAAEKNVLIITSTWGEGDMPDNAAGFWDGLNQNGSSPKLDGLRYSVLALGDLNYGDTFCLAGRKLDERLEQLGAARIHPRVDCDVEYDELAKSWSEGVFKSLESAGPATSGAVVEAPAPAAAPAKEEATGHSKKNPFPAALIGNLELNQQGSSKDTRHIAFSLKDSGLVYETGDALGVFTQNCPEVVATIIAAHGLDPETPVSLPDGGEAPLKTALQTAYEVRNLLGITPEKSPAATDFVSGLRKLQPRLYSIASSPKAHPDEVHLCVGAVRYEKDGVAHKGVCSTFLADRLEVGATTGVFVHTAKHFRVPADASKPMIMVGPGTGIAPFRAFLEEREATGAPGKNWLFFGDQKESTDFLYRSQIQAWHKSGFLTRLDLAFSRDQTEKIYVQTRMIEHAAELWRWLEEGAHFYVCGDASRMAKDVDAALHTIIQQQGGKSADEAAAYVADLKKTKRYARDVY